A single Callithrix jacchus isolate 240 chromosome 4, calJac240_pri, whole genome shotgun sequence DNA region contains:
- the LOC144582099 gene encoding class I histocompatibility antigen, B alpha chain-like isoform X3, translating to MAVLAPRTLLLLLLGALAQTKTWAGSHFMRYFHIAVSRPGRGEPRYLEVGYVDDTQFVRFDSDAARPRMEPRAPWVEQEGPEYWEEETQRAKDVAQTFRVNLQTLRGYYNQSGAGSHTLQLMYRCYLGPDWSLLRGYLQFAYDAKDYISLNHDLSSWTAADTAAQITQRKWEAANVAEEWRAYMEGTCLEWLRRHLKNGKETLQRADPPKTHVTHHPISDHEAILRCWAMGFYAAEITLTWQRDGEDQTQDMELVETRPAGDGNFQKWAAVVVPSGEEQRYMCHVQHEGLLEPLTLRWEPSSQLTISIVGIVAGLVVLGAVVIGAMVTAVMWRKKSSGGERGSYSQAVCSDSTQGSDVSLMACKGETLRGPKQLPCVGLRRRISSRLRFVTSRASGISFCKAMEGT from the exons ATGGCGGTCCTGGCGCCCCGAACTCTCCTCCTGCTGCTCTTAGGGGCCCTGGCCCAGACCAAGACCTGGGCAG GCTCCCACTTCATGAGGTATTTCCACATTGCTGTGTCCCGGCCTGGCCGTGGGGAGCCCCGGTACCTAGAAGTCGGCTACGTGGACGACACGCAGTTCGTGCGGTTTGACAGCGACGCCGCGAGACCGAGGATGGAGCCGCGGGCGCCGTGGGTGGAGCAGGAGGGGCCGGAGTATTGGGAAGAGGAGACACAGAGAGCCAAGGATGTGGCACAGACTTTCCGAGTGAACCTGCAGACCCTGCGCGGCTACTACAACCAGAGCGGGGCCG GGTCTCACACCCTCCAGTTGATGTACCGCTGCTACCTGGGGCCCGACTGGAGCCTCCTCCGTGGGTATCTCCAGTTCGCCTACGACGCCAAGGATTATATCTCCCTGAACCATGACCTGAGCTCCTGGACCGCCGCGGACACAGCGGCTCAGATCACGCAGCGCAAGTGGGAGGCGGCCAATGTGGCGGAGGAGTGGAGAGCCTACATGGAGGGCACGTGCCTGGAGTGGCTCCGCAGACACCTGAAGAACGGGAAGGAGACGCTGCAGCGTGCGG ATCCCCCAAAGACACATGTGACCCACCACCCCATCTCTGACCATGAGGCCATCCTGAGGTGCTGGGCCATGGGCTTCTACGCTGCGGAGATCACGCTGACCTGGCAGCGGGATGGGGAGGACCAGACCCAGGACATGGAGCTTGTGGAGACCAGGCCAGCAGGGGATGGAAACTTCCAGAAGTGGGCGGCTGTGGTGGTGCCTTCTGGAGAAGAGCAGAGATATATGTGCCATGTGCAGCATGAGGGGCTGctggagcccctcaccctgaGATGGG agCCGTCTTCCCAGCTCACCATTTCTATCGTGGGCATCGTTGCTGGCCTGGTTGTCCTAGGAGCTGTGGTCATTGGAGCGATGGTCACTGCTGTGATGTGGAGGAAGAAGAGCTCAG GTGGAGAAAGAGGAAGCTACTCTCAGGCTGTGT GCAGTGACAGTACCCAGGGCTCTGATGTGTCTCTCATGGCTTGTAAAGGGGAGACCCTGAGAGGCCCAAA ACAGCTGCCTTGTGTGGGACTGAGACGCAGGATTTCTTCACGCCTCCGCTTTGTGACTTCAAGAGCCTCTGGCATCTCATTCTGCAAAG
- the LOC144582099 gene encoding class I histocompatibility antigen, Gogo-B*0101 alpha chain-like isoform X1, producing MAVLAPRTLLLLLLGALAQTKTWAGSHFMRYFHIAVSRPGRGEPRYLEVGYVDDTQFVRFDSDAARPRMEPRAPWVEQEGPEYWEEETQRAKDVAQTFRVNLQTLRGYYNQSGAGSHTLQLMYRCYLGPDWSLLRGYLQFAYDAKDYISLNHDLSSWTAADTAAQITQRKWEAANVAEEWRAYMEGTCLEWLRRHLKNGKETLQRADPPKTHVTHHPISDHEAILRCWAMGFYAAEITLTWQRDGEDQTQDMELVETRPAGDGNFQKWAAVVVPSGEEQRYMCHVQHEGLLEPLTLRWEPSSQLTISIVGIVAGLVVLGAVVIGAMVTAVMWRKKSSGGERGSYSQAVCKWWGRECGGTHPPHNPSWPTSPMDSDQVLFLFYPRQ from the exons ATGGCGGTCCTGGCGCCCCGAACTCTCCTCCTGCTGCTCTTAGGGGCCCTGGCCCAGACCAAGACCTGGGCAG GCTCCCACTTCATGAGGTATTTCCACATTGCTGTGTCCCGGCCTGGCCGTGGGGAGCCCCGGTACCTAGAAGTCGGCTACGTGGACGACACGCAGTTCGTGCGGTTTGACAGCGACGCCGCGAGACCGAGGATGGAGCCGCGGGCGCCGTGGGTGGAGCAGGAGGGGCCGGAGTATTGGGAAGAGGAGACACAGAGAGCCAAGGATGTGGCACAGACTTTCCGAGTGAACCTGCAGACCCTGCGCGGCTACTACAACCAGAGCGGGGCCG GGTCTCACACCCTCCAGTTGATGTACCGCTGCTACCTGGGGCCCGACTGGAGCCTCCTCCGTGGGTATCTCCAGTTCGCCTACGACGCCAAGGATTATATCTCCCTGAACCATGACCTGAGCTCCTGGACCGCCGCGGACACAGCGGCTCAGATCACGCAGCGCAAGTGGGAGGCGGCCAATGTGGCGGAGGAGTGGAGAGCCTACATGGAGGGCACGTGCCTGGAGTGGCTCCGCAGACACCTGAAGAACGGGAAGGAGACGCTGCAGCGTGCGG ATCCCCCAAAGACACATGTGACCCACCACCCCATCTCTGACCATGAGGCCATCCTGAGGTGCTGGGCCATGGGCTTCTACGCTGCGGAGATCACGCTGACCTGGCAGCGGGATGGGGAGGACCAGACCCAGGACATGGAGCTTGTGGAGACCAGGCCAGCAGGGGATGGAAACTTCCAGAAGTGGGCGGCTGTGGTGGTGCCTTCTGGAGAAGAGCAGAGATATATGTGCCATGTGCAGCATGAGGGGCTGctggagcccctcaccctgaGATGGG agCCGTCTTCCCAGCTCACCATTTCTATCGTGGGCATCGTTGCTGGCCTGGTTGTCCTAGGAGCTGTGGTCATTGGAGCGATGGTCACTGCTGTGATGTGGAGGAAGAAGAGCTCAG GTGGAGAAAGAGGAAGCTACTCTCAGGCTGTGTGTAAGTGGTGGGGGCGGGAGTGTGGAGGAACTCACCCACCCCATAATCCCTCCTGGCCCACATCTCCCATGGACTCTGACCAGGTCCTGTTTTTGTTCTACCCCAGGCAGTGA
- the LOC144582099 gene encoding saoe class I histocompatibility antigen, A alpha chain-like isoform X2 — MAVLAPRTLLLLLLGALAQTKTWAGSHFMRYFHIAVSRPGRGEPRYLEVGYVDDTQFVRFDSDAARPRMEPRAPWVEQEGPEYWEEETQRAKDVAQTFRVNLQTLRGYYNQSGAGSHTLQLMYRCYLGPDWSLLRGYLQFAYDAKDYISLNHDLSSWTAADTAAQITQRKWEAANVAEEWRAYMEGTCLEWLRRHLKNGKETLQRADPPKTHVTHHPISDHEAILRCWAMGFYAAEITLTWQRDGEDQTQDMELVETRPAGDGNFQKWAAVVVPSGEEQRYMCHVQHEGLLEPLTLRWEPSSQLTISIVGIVAGLVVLGAVVIGAMVTAVMWRKKSSGGERGSYSQAVS, encoded by the exons ATGGCGGTCCTGGCGCCCCGAACTCTCCTCCTGCTGCTCTTAGGGGCCCTGGCCCAGACCAAGACCTGGGCAG GCTCCCACTTCATGAGGTATTTCCACATTGCTGTGTCCCGGCCTGGCCGTGGGGAGCCCCGGTACCTAGAAGTCGGCTACGTGGACGACACGCAGTTCGTGCGGTTTGACAGCGACGCCGCGAGACCGAGGATGGAGCCGCGGGCGCCGTGGGTGGAGCAGGAGGGGCCGGAGTATTGGGAAGAGGAGACACAGAGAGCCAAGGATGTGGCACAGACTTTCCGAGTGAACCTGCAGACCCTGCGCGGCTACTACAACCAGAGCGGGGCCG GGTCTCACACCCTCCAGTTGATGTACCGCTGCTACCTGGGGCCCGACTGGAGCCTCCTCCGTGGGTATCTCCAGTTCGCCTACGACGCCAAGGATTATATCTCCCTGAACCATGACCTGAGCTCCTGGACCGCCGCGGACACAGCGGCTCAGATCACGCAGCGCAAGTGGGAGGCGGCCAATGTGGCGGAGGAGTGGAGAGCCTACATGGAGGGCACGTGCCTGGAGTGGCTCCGCAGACACCTGAAGAACGGGAAGGAGACGCTGCAGCGTGCGG ATCCCCCAAAGACACATGTGACCCACCACCCCATCTCTGACCATGAGGCCATCCTGAGGTGCTGGGCCATGGGCTTCTACGCTGCGGAGATCACGCTGACCTGGCAGCGGGATGGGGAGGACCAGACCCAGGACATGGAGCTTGTGGAGACCAGGCCAGCAGGGGATGGAAACTTCCAGAAGTGGGCGGCTGTGGTGGTGCCTTCTGGAGAAGAGCAGAGATATATGTGCCATGTGCAGCATGAGGGGCTGctggagcccctcaccctgaGATGGG agCCGTCTTCCCAGCTCACCATTTCTATCGTGGGCATCGTTGCTGGCCTGGTTGTCCTAGGAGCTGTGGTCATTGGAGCGATGGTCACTGCTGTGATGTGGAGGAAGAAGAGCTCAG GTGGAGAAAGAGGAAGCTACTCTCAGGCTGTGT CCTGA